From Solidesulfovibrio sp., a single genomic window includes:
- a CDS encoding SulP family inorganic anion transporter has protein sequence MEQCDLPRPPSRFDTVRQALPRLLPFLSWWPLVNRRTLRADLWAGLTGAVIVLPQGVAFAAIAGLPPVYGLYAAMIPVIAAAFFGSSHHLISGPTTAISLVVYATVSQLAIPGSPEYIRLVLALTVLTGLAQLGLGLARLGGLVNFVSHSVVTGFTAGAAILILTSQLGHFFGVTLPGGGDFLGTWLAFFRQLPAINPRVAAIAAATLALALLFRRLWPRLPGLLLALVGGGIVCHFLDGAAHGARLVGALPASLPPFSLPDIDLDTFRVLFPGALAVAMLGLAEAVSIARAVAVRSQQRIDNSQEFVGQGLANILGGFFSGYASSGSFTRTGVNFEAGAKTPLAAVFSAVFLALVLLLVAPVTAYLPIAAMAGVIVLVAANLVNVRAIRHIAVTDKAEAGILAATFLATLFVGLEFALYAGVMLSLLLYLRRTSHPHFITLAPDPASPHRSLVNVRRRPLRECPQLKILRLDGSIFFGAVNHIAEELHRTVLASPEQCHILIVGSGINFIDAGGCHMLFHEAGSMRLSGREIFFCSLKGEVMELLTRGGCLARIGAQNVFRDKASAIAGIVSRLDPERCACCRERVFSECAKRPGGEYVF, from the coding sequence ATGGAGCAATGCGACCTGCCCCGCCCGCCAAGCCGTTTCGACACCGTGCGCCAGGCCCTGCCGCGCCTGCTGCCGTTTCTTTCCTGGTGGCCCCTGGTCAACCGCCGCACACTGCGCGCCGACCTCTGGGCCGGGCTCACGGGCGCGGTGATCGTGCTGCCCCAAGGCGTGGCCTTTGCCGCCATCGCCGGCCTGCCGCCGGTCTACGGCCTGTACGCGGCCATGATCCCCGTGATCGCGGCGGCGTTTTTCGGCTCGTCCCACCACCTCATCTCCGGCCCGACCACGGCCATATCGCTGGTGGTCTACGCCACGGTCAGCCAGCTCGCCATTCCCGGCTCGCCGGAATACATCCGGCTGGTGCTGGCGCTGACGGTGCTGACCGGCCTGGCCCAGTTGGGCCTCGGCCTGGCCCGACTCGGCGGGCTGGTCAATTTCGTCTCCCACTCCGTGGTCACGGGGTTTACCGCCGGAGCGGCCATCCTCATCCTCACCAGCCAGCTGGGGCATTTTTTCGGCGTCACCCTCCCGGGCGGCGGCGATTTCCTGGGGACCTGGCTGGCCTTTTTCCGGCAGTTGCCGGCCATAAACCCCCGCGTGGCGGCCATCGCCGCCGCGACCCTGGCCCTGGCCCTGCTTTTCCGGCGGCTGTGGCCGCGGCTGCCCGGCCTGCTTCTGGCCCTTGTCGGCGGGGGGATCGTCTGCCATTTCCTGGACGGCGCCGCCCACGGGGCGCGGCTGGTGGGGGCGCTGCCGGCCAGCCTGCCGCCCTTTTCGCTGCCGGACATCGACCTGGACACCTTCCGGGTGCTGTTCCCGGGCGCCCTGGCCGTGGCCATGCTGGGCCTGGCCGAGGCCGTGTCCATCGCCCGGGCCGTGGCCGTGCGCTCCCAGCAGCGCATCGACAACAGCCAGGAATTCGTCGGCCAGGGCCTGGCCAACATCCTGGGCGGCTTTTTTTCCGGCTACGCCTCGTCGGGCTCGTTCACCCGCACCGGGGTCAATTTCGAGGCCGGGGCGAAAACGCCCCTGGCGGCGGTTTTCTCGGCCGTGTTCCTGGCCCTGGTGCTGCTGCTCGTCGCCCCGGTCACGGCCTATCTGCCCATCGCGGCCATGGCCGGGGTGATCGTGCTGGTGGCGGCCAACCTCGTCAACGTCCGGGCCATCCGCCACATCGCCGTCACGGACAAGGCCGAGGCCGGCATCCTGGCCGCCACGTTTCTGGCCACGCTGTTCGTCGGCCTGGAATTCGCCCTGTACGCCGGGGTCATGCTGTCGCTTTTGCTGTACCTGCGCCGCACCAGCCACCCCCATTTCATCACCCTGGCCCCGGATCCGGCCTCGCCCCACCGCTCCCTGGTCAACGTGCGCCGCCGGCCGCTGCGCGAATGCCCGCAGCTCAAGATCCTGCGCCTGGACGGCTCGATCTTTTTCGGCGCGGTCAACCACATCGCCGAGGAACTCCACCGCACCGTCCTGGCCAGCCCCGAGCAGTGTCACATCCTCATCGTCGGTTCGGGCATCAACTTCATCGACGCCGGCGGCTGCCACATGCTCTTCCACGAGGCCGGCTCCATGCGGCTTTCCGGGCGGGAGATCTTTTTCTGCTCGCTCAAGGGGGAGGTGATGGAGCTGCTGACGCGCGGCGGCTGCCTGGCCCGCATCGGGGCGCAAAACGTCTTTCGCGACAAGGCCTCGGCCATCGCCGGCATCGTCTCGCGCCTCGACCCCGAGCGTTGCGCCTGCTGCCGGGAGCGGGTCTTTTCCGAGTGCGCGAAGCGGCCTGGCGGGGAGTATGTTTTCTAG
- a CDS encoding haloacid dehalogenase-like hydrolase: MPDAVLVSDFDGTMTAEDFYSLAVKRLLPAEALGPWKAYLAGRMTHFNALRTIFSRIRAPEADVLAVIDAMGLDPKLPDALTRLRAAGWEVVVASAGCAWYIDRLLDTAGVCLEVHANPGVYLPGGPLVMEAPPPSPFTCEETGVDKAAVVRDALARARAVAFAGDGLADLPAALLVPDGRRFARGDLAEALTRCGRPFRTFAAWSDIAAMLLDAGGAS; encoded by the coding sequence ATGCCCGACGCCGTTTTGGTCAGCGACTTCGACGGAACCATGACCGCCGAGGACTTCTATTCCCTGGCGGTCAAGCGCCTGCTGCCGGCCGAGGCCCTCGGCCCCTGGAAGGCGTACCTGGCCGGCCGGATGACCCATTTCAATGCCCTGCGCACCATCTTTTCGCGCATCCGCGCCCCGGAGGCGGACGTGCTGGCCGTTATCGACGCCATGGGCCTCGATCCGAAGCTTCCCGACGCCCTGACCCGGCTTCGGGCCGCCGGCTGGGAGGTGGTGGTGGCCTCGGCCGGCTGCGCCTGGTACATCGACCGGCTTCTCGACACGGCCGGCGTGTGCCTGGAGGTCCACGCCAATCCCGGTGTCTACCTGCCGGGCGGGCCGCTGGTCATGGAGGCGCCGCCGCCGTCGCCTTTCACCTGCGAGGAGACGGGCGTGGACAAGGCGGCCGTGGTGCGCGACGCCCTGGCCCGGGCCCGGGCGGTCGCCTTTGCCGGCGACGGCTTGGCCGACCTGCCGGCGGCGCTGCTGGTACCCGACGGCCGGCGCTTCGCCCGGGGCGACCTGGCCGAGGCCTTGACCCGGTGCGGCCGGCCGTTCCGGACGTTCGCCGCCTGGTCGGACATCGCGGCCATGCTGCTCGATGCGGGAGGTGCGTCATGA